A genomic region of Desulfobacterales bacterium contains the following coding sequences:
- a CDS encoding ExsB family transcriptional regulator, which produces MIPEITTQNLNSDQFINEKVTEIKDTVESGIAINALSGGVDSATVTMIGHRALGSRLKTVFIENGIMRAGEPEQVVGLFQKLGVTVEVVDAKKEFFSALKGVNDPEEKREAITQTFYKNVFGRIVKESGAKFLLQGTILTDVDETVAGIKRQHNVFEQLGIDPQEAFGYRILEPLIQLRKDGVRKVGQALGLPAEVFERIPFPGPALAARVIGEVTPERIQTVRRATGVVERLLKDTGAFQYMAILHEDRVTGMRDNKRDFGQQIEVRCWDSVDARTATPTRLSFELLTKIADEIIKEVPGIVSVTYNIASKPPSTIEAV; this is translated from the coding sequence ATGATACCTGAAATCACCACGCAAAATCTTAACTCCGATCAATTCATTAATGAAAAAGTCACTGAAATCAAAGATACCGTTGAGAGCGGAATCGCGATTAATGCGCTTTCCGGCGGCGTCGATTCCGCTACGGTCACGATGATCGGGCACCGGGCTCTGGGGAGTCGCCTGAAAACCGTTTTTATCGAGAACGGAATTATGCGCGCGGGTGAACCTGAACAGGTAGTGGGTCTTTTCCAGAAGCTGGGCGTCACCGTGGAAGTCGTCGATGCCAAGAAAGAGTTCTTCAGCGCGCTCAAAGGCGTCAATGACCCGGAAGAAAAACGCGAGGCCATTACCCAGACCTTTTATAAAAACGTATTCGGCCGAATCGTCAAAGAAAGCGGCGCAAAATTCCTGTTACAGGGAACGATTCTTACGGACGTTGACGAAACCGTTGCCGGCATCAAGCGCCAGCATAATGTTTTCGAGCAGCTCGGCATCGATCCGCAGGAAGCTTTCGGCTACCGCATACTCGAGCCGCTCATTCAGCTTCGCAAGGACGGTGTTCGCAAAGTCGGCCAGGCGTTAGGACTACCGGCAGAGGTGTTTGAACGCATCCCCTTCCCCGGGCCGGCGCTTGCCGCGCGAGTCATCGGCGAGGTCACGCCCGAGCGCATCCAGACGGTGCGCCGGGCTACCGGTGTGGTTGAGCGCCTGCTTAAAGATACGGGCGCCTTCCAGTACATGGCCATCCTGCATGAAGACCGTGTCACCGGCATGCGCGACAACAAGCGCGACTTCGGACAGCAGATCGAGGTCCGCTGCTGGGACAGCGTCGATGCCCGCACCGCCACCCCGACCCGACTTTCGTTCGAGCTGCTTACAAAGATAGCCGACGAAATCATAAAAGAGGTGCCGGGGATCGTCAGCGTTACATACAACATCGCCTCCAAACCGCCGTCAACCATCGAAGCGGTCTAA